A portion of the Musa acuminata AAA Group cultivar baxijiao chromosome BXJ1-1, Cavendish_Baxijiao_AAA, whole genome shotgun sequence genome contains these proteins:
- the LOC135587225 gene encoding uncharacterized protein LOC135587225, producing the protein MPKLITRQGRRTNPLIWMLAIVYAILATAVIITGIVVFVIYMVYKPKIPYIKVAYAQLNHLDYDPSGLLKIHMALDVVAENDNKASAGFSDLSFLLRFHGIDVAELRADPLDVAKNSSSELNYRFQSSPIPLDKKAMEAMKVALRRGVVPFDLDGHASTRWRAGLLLSVRFRTHLSCPLNFSVRNGSAIDLDCNSMSR; encoded by the coding sequence ATGCCAAAGCTCATAACGCGGCAGGGGCGGCGCACCAATCCCCTAATCTGGATGCTGGCTATCGTGTATGCCATCCTAGCAACGGCCGTCATcatcaccggcatcgtcgtcttcGTCATCTACATGGTCTACAAGCCCAAGATTCCCTACATCAAGGTGGCCTACGCGCAGCTCAACCATCTCGACTACGACCCGTCAGGGCTGCTTAAGATTCATATGGCCCTCGATGTGGTGGCGGAGAACGACAACAAGGCCAGTGCCGGCTTCTCCGACCTCAGCTTCCTTCTCCGGTTCCACGGCATCGATGTCGCGGAGCTACGGGCCGACCCGCTCGATGTCGCCAAGAACAGCTCCTCCGAACTCAACTATCGCTTCCAGTCGTCGCCGATCCCGCTGGACAAGAAGGCCATGGAGGCCATGAAGGTGGCGCTGAGGCGGGGCGTCGTGCCATTCGACCTCGATGGGCACGCGAGTACCCGGTGGAGGGCCGGCCTCCTTCTCTCCGTGAGGTTTAGGACTCACCTCTCATGTCCGCTCAATTTCTCCGTGCGGAACGGGAGCGCGATCGACTTGGATTGCAACTCCATGTCCCGTTGA